Proteins from a single region of Ziziphus jujuba cultivar Dongzao chromosome 1, ASM3175591v1:
- the LOC125420181 gene encoding putative F-box protein At1g65770, giving the protein MSRKRALSYRTLPSPSSSASSLSSSWTQLDWQYPGKDVIENITRRLETPMEIRHLRAVCRGWRDLIPLPPKYHLNPDGSPLKLPYPIVSNGKQSSIRGYYLLKDRTIYCLEPLKENSTDNWFVNIEEKDSGKVCLKDPFDRFRNLGQIDSLHEKVIELWDYKVREVGKTYYLEFVEVEDNQCFWIRKVVVGRNNKGEFWVMANIRGRKLGFWKIGFENWAEIGQD; this is encoded by the coding sequence atGTCAAGAAAGAGAGCCCTAAGCTACCGCACATTACCAtcaccttcttcttctgcttcatCATTATCTTCTTCTTGGACTCAACTAGACTGGCAATACCCAGGAAAAGACGTGATTGAAAATATTACCAGGCGTCTAGAAACTCCCATGGAGATTCGCCATCTACGTGCTGTCTGCCGAGGATGGCGTGACTTAATCCCTCTTCCACCCAAATACCACCTCAACCCTGATGGGTCTCCTCTGAAACTTCCATATCCAATCGTTTCGAACGGTAAGCAGTCCTCTATTAGGGGTTACTACTTGCTCAAAGATAGAACCATCTATTGTTTGGAACCCTTGAAAGAGAATTCTACCGATAACTGGTTCGTGAATATTGAAGAGAAAGATTCTGGGAAAGTTTGTCTCAAAGACCCTTTCGACAGATTCAGGAATCTTGGTCAGATTGATAGCCTACACGAGAAGGTAATCGAGTTATGGGATTATAAGGTGAGAGAAGTAGGTAAAACATATTATCTTGAATTTGTTGAAGTAGAAGACAACCAATGTTTTTGGATTAGAAAAGTTGTTGTGGGTCGGAACAATAAGGGTGAATTTTGGGTCATGGCTAACATTCGAGGTAGAAAGTTgggattttggaaaatcggtttTGAGAATTGGGCAGAAATTGGACAGGACTGA